In Caproiciproducens sp. NJN-50, the following are encoded in one genomic region:
- a CDS encoding co-chaperone GroES, whose amino-acid sequence MTVKPLLDRVLIKMEEAEETTKSGIILAGSAKEKPQIADVVEVGPGGLVDGKEVTMYVKKGDRVICSKYAGTEVKLDGTDYTLVRQNDILAVVE is encoded by the coding sequence ATGACTGTAAAACCTTTGTTGGACAGAGTGCTCATTAAAATGGAAGAAGCGGAGGAAACCACGAAGAGCGGCATTATCCTGGCCGGCTCCGCGAAAGAAAAGCCTCAGATCGCTGACGTCGTCGAGGTCGGCCCGGGCGGACTGGTGGACGGCAAGGAGGTCACCATGTACGTGAAAAAGGGCGACCGTGTCATCTGCAGCAAATACGCCGGGACGGAAGTCAAGCTGGACGGTACGGACTATACTCTGGTCCGCCAGAACGATATTCTCGCGGTCGTGGAATGA
- a CDS encoding diacylglycerol/lipid kinase family protein encodes MRYVLIVNPAAGKQNAAETVLPAVRRFFMAQELNPACYLTREPGEAIRLTEREAEKGDPVRIYAFGGDGTLGEIAQGAAGKKNVEIGIFPCGSGNDYIKIFGAMEDFLSPERQLAGVSRPVDLIRTGLGLSINLCSVGMDAMVALYMERIKRLPLVSGPAAYDLALLRVLLGRIGDNLRVRIDDSETFEGCFVFALAASGQYYGGGYRGAPQAVPDDGLLDFILIRKPPLYQIPRLVGLYKAGRHIGAKEFEEILTFRRGKKMEIVAEKPVASNRDGDVALIKAARFQILPGAARFIVPENGTEGICK; translated from the coding sequence ATGCGCTATGTCCTGATCGTCAATCCCGCCGCGGGCAAACAGAACGCGGCTGAGACCGTCCTTCCGGCGGTCCGGCGCTTTTTTATGGCGCAGGAACTGAATCCCGCCTGTTACCTGACGCGGGAGCCGGGAGAGGCGATCCGGCTGACCGAAAGGGAAGCGGAAAAAGGGGACCCGGTCAGAATTTACGCCTTTGGCGGAGACGGGACGCTCGGTGAAATCGCCCAGGGCGCCGCGGGGAAAAAGAATGTGGAGATCGGAATTTTTCCCTGCGGGTCCGGCAATGATTATATTAAAATTTTCGGCGCGATGGAAGATTTCCTCTCCCCCGAACGGCAGCTTGCGGGGGTTTCGCGGCCAGTCGACCTGATCCGCACGGGGCTTGGGCTCTCGATCAACCTGTGCTCCGTGGGCATGGACGCGATGGTGGCTTTGTATATGGAGCGCATCAAGCGCCTTCCGCTTGTCAGCGGTCCCGCCGCTTACGATCTGGCGCTTCTGAGGGTCCTCCTCGGCCGGATCGGGGACAACCTGCGCGTCAGGATCGACGATTCCGAAACCTTTGAAGGGTGCTTCGTTTTCGCCCTGGCCGCCAGCGGGCAGTACTACGGAGGGGGATACCGGGGCGCGCCGCAGGCGGTCCCGGACGACGGCCTGCTGGACTTTATCCTGATCCGGAAGCCGCCGCTTTATCAGATCCCGAGGCTTGTCGGCCTGTACAAGGCGGGGCGGCATATCGGGGCGAAGGAATTCGAAGAAATCCTGACCTTCCGCCGCGGGAAAAAAATGGAGATCGTCGCGGAGAAACCCGTCGCTTCCAACCGGGACGGAGACGTCGCTTTGATCAAGGCCGCCCGTTTCCAAATTCTTCCCGGAGCCGCACGGTTTATCGTTCCGGAGAATGGGACGGAAGGAATTTGTAAATAA
- a CDS encoding S1 RNA-binding domain-containing protein, giving the protein MQLEVGTVLEGKVTGITKFGAFVELPGGKTGMVHISEVAPTFVKEIRDFVSENQMVKVKILNITPEGKISLSMKRVAEPARPNGGGAARPSRPGSYEWQPSRRNEPANFEDMLSKFKQTSDEKMLDLKRCMESKRGGFSRHGGGSNQAK; this is encoded by the coding sequence ATGCAGCTTGAGGTAGGAACGGTTCTGGAAGGGAAGGTTACGGGCATCACGAAATTCGGTGCGTTTGTAGAACTTCCGGGGGGAAAGACCGGCATGGTCCATATTTCGGAGGTTGCGCCCACCTTTGTAAAGGAGATTCGCGATTTCGTATCGGAAAACCAGATGGTCAAGGTCAAGATCCTGAATATCACTCCGGAAGGAAAGATCAGCCTTTCCATGAAACGGGTTGCGGAGCCCGCCCGGCCAAACGGCGGCGGCGCGGCAAGGCCATCCAGGCCGGGCAGCTACGAGTGGCAGCCGAGCAGGCGAAACGAGCCTGCCAACTTTGAAGACATGCTGTCCAAGTTCAAGCAGACAAGCGATGAAAAAATGCTGGATCTGAAACGGTGCATGGAATCGAAACGCGGCGGCTTTTCCAGGCACGGCGGCGGGTCCAACCAGGCGAAATAG
- the yabP gene encoding sporulation protein YabP, which yields MAEQKAVKTPHSLILEDRKTLTATGVSNVDSFDEQTVVAYTDLGELVIHGANLHIDKLNIDSGELTLNGEITSMTYSENRATTGGLFNRLFK from the coding sequence TTGGCCGAACAAAAAGCGGTAAAAACCCCACACAGTTTGATCCTTGAAGACCGCAAAACGCTCACAGCCACTGGCGTTTCCAATGTCGACAGCTTTGACGAGCAGACGGTGGTTGCCTACACCGACTTGGGGGAGCTTGTTATCCACGGTGCGAATCTGCATATTGACAAACTGAATATTGACTCAGGGGAACTGACGCTCAACGGCGAAATCACTTCGATGACCTATTCGGAGAACCGGGCGACAACGGGCGGGCTTTTTAACCGTCTGTTCAAATAG
- a CDS encoding amidohydrolase translates to MLICNAKIHTMAGTAIPEGSVRIRDGRIETVCAGSLAPFSGEKVLDLRGAGLYPGFIDAHTHLGMWEDGLTFEGDDGNEETDPVSPQLRAVDAINPMDRCFSEALAAGVTTVVTGPGSADPIGGQMAAVKTYGTRIDDMIVKAPLAIKMALGENPKTVYHGKNEAPSTRMATASLIRSELFKAKRYLEDLERSEADEETDPPDFDIKSESLLPALRGEIEVHFHAHRADDIYTAIRIAKEFRLNYVIVHGTEAHLITDGLLRDHVRVLSGPILCDRSKPELKNLTPSCPGILAKAGIPTAIVTDHPVTPIQYLPLCAALAVREGMDHEEALRAITVNPAKICGIDGRVGTIEEGKDADLVAFETDPLRLESKPLCVIAGGRIAFTAI, encoded by the coding sequence ATGCTGATTTGCAACGCAAAAATCCATACCATGGCGGGAACTGCCATACCGGAGGGCTCCGTCAGGATTCGGGACGGAAGGATCGAGACGGTCTGCGCCGGTTCCCTCGCCCCTTTTTCCGGTGAAAAGGTGCTGGACCTGCGCGGCGCGGGGCTTTACCCGGGCTTTATTGATGCGCACACGCACCTGGGCATGTGGGAGGACGGGCTCACCTTTGAAGGCGACGACGGAAACGAGGAGACCGACCCCGTTTCCCCGCAGCTGCGCGCCGTGGACGCCATCAACCCGATGGACCGGTGTTTTTCGGAAGCGCTGGCCGCGGGAGTGACCACGGTGGTGACCGGGCCGGGCAGCGCGGACCCCATCGGGGGGCAGATGGCGGCGGTCAAGACTTACGGCACCAGGATCGACGACATGATCGTCAAGGCTCCTCTCGCCATTAAAATGGCGCTTGGAGAGAACCCCAAAACCGTCTATCACGGAAAAAACGAAGCCCCCTCCACCCGGATGGCAACGGCTTCCCTGATCCGGTCCGAACTTTTCAAGGCGAAGCGGTATCTGGAGGACCTGGAGCGCTCGGAAGCCGACGAGGAGACGGACCCTCCGGATTTCGATATCAAAAGCGAATCCCTTCTTCCCGCGCTCCGCGGGGAGATCGAGGTGCATTTTCACGCGCACCGTGCCGACGATATCTATACGGCCATCCGGATTGCAAAGGAATTCCGTCTGAACTATGTGATTGTCCACGGAACGGAAGCGCATCTGATTACGGACGGACTGCTCCGCGACCATGTCAGGGTTTTGTCCGGCCCCATCCTCTGCGACCGCAGCAAGCCGGAATTAAAAAACCTGACGCCGTCCTGTCCGGGGATTCTCGCGAAGGCCGGCATCCCGACGGCGATCGTCACGGACCACCCGGTCACGCCGATCCAGTACCTGCCGCTCTGCGCCGCCCTCGCCGTGCGCGAGGGAATGGACCACGAGGAGGCGCTCCGCGCGATCACCGTCAATCCGGCGAAAATCTGCGGCATCGACGGGCGGGTCGGCACCATTGAGGAAGGAAAGGACGCGGACCTCGTGGCGTTTGAAACGGATCCTCTCCGCCTGGAATCGAAACCGCTCTGCGTGATTGCGGGGGGAAGAATCGCTTTCACGGCGATTTGA
- a CDS encoding RNA-binding S4 domain-containing protein, producing the protein MRLDKYLKVSRLIKRRTVANEACDAGRVLVNSKPARASYEIKVGDLIEIGLGSRSIRAKVLSVGETVGKGQASDLYQILSEGPAEH; encoded by the coding sequence ATGAGACTGGATAAATATTTAAAAGTGTCGAGGCTGATCAAGCGCCGGACCGTTGCAAATGAGGCCTGTGATGCGGGCCGTGTGCTGGTCAATTCAAAACCGGCGCGCGCTTCCTATGAGATCAAAGTGGGCGATCTGATCGAAATCGGCCTTGGCTCCCGCAGCATCCGGGCCAAAGTTCTCAGCGTCGGTGAGACCGTTGGAAAGGGCCAGGCGTCGGACCTGTACCAAATTCTTTCGGAAGGGCCGGCGGAGCATTAA
- a CDS encoding DUF6483 family protein — MGEQELFQDDWVMRQIESIVNFLTVAVLNKKTPEFEISEAEKKDSAYRLHQTLVKLIRENQINEAENLLFERMDSRDRRYLEMAVDFYSRLNALDDDTLERCGFSRGEIGDGLKEAAGRFGIPLSDLFQSAPGEEP; from the coding sequence ATGGGGGAGCAAGAGTTGTTTCAGGATGACTGGGTGATGAGGCAGATCGAGAGCATCGTCAATTTTCTCACGGTAGCCGTGCTGAATAAAAAAACTCCGGAGTTTGAAATTTCGGAAGCAGAGAAGAAAGATTCGGCATACCGGCTGCATCAGACGCTGGTGAAGCTGATTCGGGAAAATCAGATCAACGAAGCGGAAAATCTGCTGTTCGAACGGATGGATTCACGCGACCGGCGGTATCTGGAGATGGCCGTCGACTTCTATTCGAGGCTGAACGCGCTCGACGACGACACGCTGGAGCGCTGCGGCTTTTCACGCGGGGAGATCGGCGACGGCCTGAAAGAAGCCGCCGGCCGGTTCGGGATTCCGCTGTCCGACCTGTTTCAGTCGGCGCCGGGGGAGGAACCCTGA
- a CDS encoding FtsB family cell division protein, with protein MKVLENQKPKKSFLLRLAVFAFAAYMLVALVNQQIKIQEKRRELEAARQQIQIQEIQNEDLKHAFSTGANDESDYIERKAREELDYAKPGERVFVNIAGH; from the coding sequence ATGAAGGTGCTAGAAAATCAAAAGCCTAAAAAGAGCTTTTTGCTGCGGCTGGCAGTTTTCGCTTTTGCGGCATATATGCTTGTCGCGCTTGTAAATCAGCAGATCAAGATCCAGGAAAAGCGACGGGAGCTGGAAGCTGCCAGACAACAGATACAGATTCAGGAAATACAGAATGAAGATTTAAAACATGCTTTCAGCACGGGAGCAAACGACGAGAGCGATTATATTGAGCGCAAGGCCAGAGAAGAGCTCGATTACGCCAAACCGGGCGAACGTGTTTTTGTTAATATAGCCGGACATTAA
- the hpf gene encoding ribosome hibernation-promoting factor, HPF/YfiA family, with product MKITITGRKVSLRDHFKDLAAKKLSRFDRIFDEDAEAKVVVTVLKNRQTVEITIRSRGMFYRAEATADEMNDALDDVIDALSSQIRRNKTRLAKRIHGLAFDEDFRETPGEKEEPEEYKIVRTKHFSVKPMSVEEAILQMNLLEHQFFMFRNQEDNQINVVYQRKNGDYGLLTPDAE from the coding sequence ATGAAGATCACGATTACCGGCAGAAAAGTCAGCCTGCGGGATCATTTCAAGGATCTTGCAGCGAAAAAACTCTCTCGCTTTGACCGCATTTTCGATGAAGATGCCGAGGCGAAAGTCGTCGTAACCGTACTGAAAAACCGCCAGACCGTGGAGATCACGATCCGGTCACGCGGGATGTTTTACCGCGCGGAAGCGACTGCCGATGAGATGAACGACGCATTGGACGACGTGATTGACGCGCTTTCGAGCCAGATCCGCAGAAACAAGACACGCCTTGCGAAACGGATTCACGGTCTGGCTTTTGATGAGGATTTTAGGGAAACCCCAGGGGAAAAGGAAGAGCCGGAGGAATATAAAATTGTCCGGACGAAACATTTTTCCGTCAAGCCGATGAGCGTGGAAGAGGCGATCCTGCAGATGAACCTGTTGGAACACCAGTTCTTTATGTTCCGCAACCAGGAGGACAACCAGATCAATGTCGTCTATCAGCGGAAAAACGGGGATTATGGGCTCCTGACGCCGGATGCGGAATAA
- a CDS encoding THUMP domain-containing class I SAM-dependent RNA methyltransferase — protein sequence MEDFKLVCPCMLGVEGLVADELRRMEAEEVEAQNGRVVFAGSEEMLVRSNLWSRCGERIQILMGEFPARSFEELFQGVRALPWERWIGKRDAFPVKGSSLSSQLASVPDCQSIVKKAVVERLKQKYSLQWFEETGTKYQIQFLILKDRVSLMIDTSGEGLHKRGYRANSAVAPIKETLAASMASLSRVRRDARLIDPFCGSGTILIEGAIHARNIAPGIGRSFAAEGFSRIGKAVWQRERERTRELEKRDVSFEGFGYDSDPSAVSLTKENAKKAGVGDCIRAEKKEISQFRADGESGCVICNPPYGERLLDVNQARELYRAMGKVFERRHFWSYSVISPDETFEACFGRKADKRRKLYNGMIRCQYYMYFK from the coding sequence ATGGAGGATTTTAAACTGGTTTGTCCCTGCATGCTTGGGGTCGAGGGCCTTGTCGCGGACGAGCTCAGGCGCATGGAAGCCGAGGAGGTGGAGGCACAGAACGGCCGCGTCGTTTTCGCCGGATCGGAGGAAATGCTTGTCCGCTCCAACCTTTGGTCCCGGTGCGGAGAGCGGATCCAGATCCTGATGGGCGAATTCCCCGCCCGGAGCTTTGAAGAGCTGTTCCAGGGAGTCCGGGCGCTGCCGTGGGAACGCTGGATCGGAAAGAGGGACGCGTTCCCCGTAAAAGGGTCCAGCCTGTCCTCCCAGCTTGCCAGTGTGCCTGACTGCCAGTCGATTGTCAAAAAGGCGGTCGTGGAACGCCTGAAACAGAAATATTCCCTGCAGTGGTTTGAAGAGACGGGGACGAAATACCAGATTCAGTTCCTGATTCTGAAGGACCGGGTCAGCCTGATGATCGACACTTCGGGGGAGGGGCTGCACAAGCGTGGATACCGTGCAAATTCGGCGGTGGCTCCGATCAAGGAAACGCTTGCCGCCTCCATGGCGTCGCTTTCGCGCGTCCGCAGGGACGCCCGGCTGATCGACCCGTTCTGCGGTTCGGGGACCATCCTGATCGAGGGCGCGATACACGCGCGGAACATCGCCCCGGGGATCGGGCGCAGCTTTGCGGCCGAAGGGTTTTCCCGCATTGGGAAAGCGGTCTGGCAAAGGGAGCGGGAGCGTACGAGGGAGCTGGAAAAGCGGGACGTTTCATTTGAAGGCTTCGGCTATGACAGCGACCCGTCGGCGGTTTCCCTGACGAAGGAGAACGCAAAAAAAGCCGGCGTCGGGGACTGCATCCGCGCTGAAAAAAAGGAAATTTCCCAATTCCGGGCGGACGGCGAATCAGGCTGCGTCATCTGCAACCCTCCCTACGGAGAACGGCTTTTGGATGTGAACCAGGCGCGGGAGCTTTACCGGGCGATGGGGAAGGTTTTTGAACGCAGACATTTCTGGAGCTATTCCGTCATCAGTCCGGACGAGACCTTTGAGGCCTGCTTCGGGCGCAAAGCGGACAAGCGGAGAAAGCTCTATAACGGGATGATCCGGTGCCAGTACTACATGTATTTTAAATAA
- the yabQ gene encoding spore cortex biosynthesis protein YabQ produces MFGFAVSVAGGFLLGAFYDVLRIWRDFFHSRARAVFFQDFFYMVLCAFFSFLLALPLGGGAVRFYLLAGEAVGWFAYYFTVGQVTAFIFRAVSDFLYRHFFNPAAELFHRIFRWFGKKAARGIKFLEKKVLGLKKRLKRRAKIVYNRPNGWRLIRRNRRKRKVVRKNEGARKSKA; encoded by the coding sequence GTGTTTGGTTTTGCCGTCTCTGTCGCCGGAGGTTTCCTTCTCGGCGCGTTTTATGATGTTCTCAGGATCTGGCGGGATTTCTTTCATTCCCGGGCGCGCGCCGTGTTTTTCCAGGATTTTTTCTATATGGTCCTCTGCGCTTTCTTTTCCTTTTTGCTGGCTTTACCCCTCGGGGGCGGAGCGGTCCGCTTCTACCTTCTCGCGGGGGAGGCCGTCGGCTGGTTTGCCTATTATTTCACCGTTGGACAGGTGACGGCTTTCATTTTCCGGGCTGTTTCGGACTTTTTATATCGCCACTTTTTCAATCCGGCCGCCGAGCTTTTCCACCGTATTTTCAGATGGTTTGGCAAAAAAGCCGCCCGGGGGATAAAATTCTTGGAAAAAAAGGTTCTGGGCCTGAAAAAACGCTTGAAACGAAGGGCGAAAATAGTGTATAATCGTCCTAATGGATGGCGCCTGATTCGGCGAAATCGGCGAAAACGTAAGGTCGTGCGGAAAAATGAAGGTGCTAGAAAATCAAAAGCCTAA
- a CDS encoding HU family DNA-binding protein encodes MNKTELISAVAEKTGLSKKDADNAVNVMLSTIVDTVAKDEKVQIVGFGTFELRSRSERQGRDPRTNSPITIPASRVPAFKAGKAFKDSTSI; translated from the coding sequence ATGAATAAGACAGAATTAATCTCTGCTGTTGCTGAAAAAACCGGGCTTTCGAAGAAAGATGCCGATAACGCAGTCAATGTCATGCTCAGCACGATAGTGGATACGGTTGCCAAGGATGAAAAAGTGCAGATTGTCGGGTTCGGAACATTCGAGCTTCGCAGCCGCAGTGAAAGGCAGGGCCGCGACCCGAGGACAAATTCCCCCATTACGATTCCCGCATCGAGAGTTCCGGCGTTCAAGGCGGGCAAGGCATTCAAGGATTCAACCTCCATCTGA
- the mazG gene encoding nucleoside triphosphate pyrophosphohydrolase yields MYDLKKQTYTMDDLLNIMELLRSPQGCPWDREQTHQSIRNNLLEEAYEAAEAIDTNDARLLREELGDVLLQVVLHSRLEEEKGGFRFSDVVDGIARKLVLRHPHVFGDCTVQNSEEVLSNWEAIKKQEKGRNTDTQVLQGVSKALPSLMRAQKISKKAAKAEGKPQVLSEAVDSLLEDAKELALSADSGQTEEQRKKLGRLLFSVAEVSGILKIEAEQALSEACDRFILQFEEREKQSAGVEPLIEK; encoded by the coding sequence TTGTATGATCTGAAAAAGCAAACATATACTATGGATGATCTGCTGAATATCATGGAGCTTCTTCGTTCTCCGCAGGGGTGTCCCTGGGACCGGGAACAGACTCACCAAAGCATCCGCAACAATCTTTTGGAAGAGGCTTATGAGGCGGCGGAAGCGATTGACACGAATGACGCCCGGCTCCTTCGGGAGGAATTGGGGGACGTGCTTCTTCAGGTCGTTTTACATTCGCGGCTTGAAGAGGAAAAGGGCGGCTTTCGGTTTTCAGATGTCGTGGATGGAATCGCCAGGAAGCTGGTGTTGCGCCATCCCCATGTCTTTGGGGACTGTACCGTCCAAAACAGTGAGGAAGTCCTTTCAAACTGGGAAGCGATCAAAAAACAGGAAAAAGGGCGAAACACCGATACACAGGTCCTCCAAGGCGTATCCAAAGCTCTTCCCTCGCTGATGCGCGCGCAGAAAATCTCTAAAAAAGCCGCGAAAGCGGAGGGAAAACCGCAGGTTCTTTCCGAAGCGGTGGATTCATTGCTGGAAGACGCAAAAGAGCTGGCGCTTTCGGCGGACTCCGGGCAAACAGAGGAACAGAGAAAAAAGCTGGGCCGGCTTCTGTTTTCTGTGGCTGAGGTTTCCGGCATTCTGAAAATTGAAGCCGAACAGGCTTTGTCTGAAGCGTGCGACCGGTTTATTTTGCAGTTCGAAGAGCGCGAAAAGCAATCCGCCGGCGTGGAACCCTTGATTGAAAAGTAA
- the groL gene encoding chaperonin GroEL (60 kDa chaperone family; promotes refolding of misfolded polypeptides especially under stressful conditions; forms two stacked rings of heptamers to form a barrel-shaped 14mer; ends can be capped by GroES; misfolded proteins enter the barrel where they are refolded when GroES binds), translating to MAKQIIYGEEARKALLNGVNQLADTVKITLGPKGRNVVLDKKFGAPLITNDGVTIAKEIELDDAFENMGAQLVKEVATKTNDVAGDGTTTATLLAQALIREGMKNVTAGANPMAIRNGIQDAVDVAVDALKKNSKKVSGPDDIARVAAISASSEFIGKLISEAMAKVTSDGVITVEESKTAETYSEVVEGMMFDRGYVTPYMVTDTEKMEAVIDDAYLLITDKKVSNVQEILPLLEKIVQSGKKLVIIAEDIEGEALSTLILNKLRGTFTCVGVKAPGFGDRRKEMLQDIAILTGGQVISSDLGLELKDATMDQLGRARQVKVDKENTIIVDGAGDKKKISDRVGQIRSQIEKTTSDYDKEKLQERLAKLSGGVAVIKVGAATEIEMKEKKMRVEDALAATKAAVEEGIVAGGGVALLNTITDVKNFVEKSEGDEKTGAKIVLRALEEPVRQIAANAGLEGSVIINDILKTGKAGYGYNFESDKYGDMIGFGVVDPTKVTRSALQNAASVAAMVLTTESLVADKKEPTPPAAPAPDAGMGGMY from the coding sequence ATGGCAAAACAGATTATCTACGGCGAGGAAGCCAGAAAAGCGCTGCTGAACGGCGTAAATCAGCTTGCCGATACGGTTAAGATTACCCTTGGCCCCAAGGGCCGCAATGTTGTTCTCGACAAAAAGTTCGGCGCTCCGCTCATCACCAACGACGGCGTGACGATCGCGAAGGAAATCGAACTGGACGACGCGTTTGAAAACATGGGCGCGCAGCTTGTCAAGGAAGTTGCCACCAAGACAAACGACGTGGCCGGCGACGGCACCACGACCGCCACTTTGCTCGCGCAGGCGCTGATCCGCGAAGGCATGAAGAACGTCACGGCGGGTGCGAACCCGATGGCGATCCGCAACGGCATCCAGGACGCCGTCGATGTCGCGGTGGATGCGCTGAAGAAGAACTCCAAGAAAGTTTCCGGCCCGGACGACATTGCGCGCGTTGCGGCGATTTCCGCATCAAGTGAGTTTATCGGCAAACTGATTTCCGAAGCGATGGCGAAGGTCACTTCCGACGGCGTCATCACCGTTGAGGAATCCAAAACGGCGGAGACTTACTCCGAGGTTGTGGAAGGCATGATGTTCGACCGCGGCTATGTCACCCCTTACATGGTAACGGACACCGAGAAAATGGAAGCGGTCATTGACGACGCTTACCTTCTGATCACGGACAAGAAGGTCTCCAACGTGCAGGAGATCCTGCCGCTTCTCGAGAAGATCGTCCAGTCCGGCAAGAAGCTGGTCATCATCGCTGAGGACATCGAGGGCGAGGCTCTTTCCACCCTGATCCTCAACAAGCTGCGCGGAACCTTTACCTGCGTCGGCGTGAAAGCCCCGGGCTTCGGCGACAGGAGAAAAGAAATGCTGCAGGATATCGCCATCCTGACCGGCGGCCAGGTGATTTCCTCCGACCTCGGGCTGGAGCTCAAGGATGCCACGATGGATCAGCTCGGACGCGCGCGCCAGGTCAAAGTGGACAAGGAGAACACCATCATTGTCGACGGTGCGGGCGACAAGAAGAAGATCTCCGACCGCGTCGGCCAGATCCGCTCCCAGATCGAAAAGACGACCTCCGATTATGACAAGGAGAAACTTCAGGAGCGCCTCGCGAAGCTCTCCGGCGGCGTAGCCGTCATCAAGGTCGGCGCAGCGACCGAGATCGAAATGAAGGAAAAGAAAATGCGCGTCGAGGACGCCCTGGCCGCGACCAAGGCCGCGGTGGAAGAGGGAATCGTCGCCGGCGGCGGCGTCGCCCTTCTGAACACGATCACGGATGTCAAGAACTTTGTCGAGAAGTCCGAAGGCGACGAAAAGACCGGCGCGAAGATCGTTCTCCGCGCTCTGGAAGAGCCGGTCCGCCAGATCGCTGCCAACGCGGGTCTGGAAGGCTCCGTCATCATCAACGACATTCTGAAAACCGGCAAGGCCGGCTACGGCTACAACTTTGAGAGCGACAAGTACGGCGACATGATCGGCTTCGGCGTTGTGGACCCGACCAAGGTCACCCGCTCCGCGCTGCAGAACGCGGCTTCCGTCGCGGCCATGGTGCTGACCACGGAATCCCTCGTCGCTGACAAGAAAGAACCCACTCCTCCTGCGGCTCCCGCTCCGGACGCCGGCATGGGCGGAATGTATTAA